In the Terriglobales bacterium genome, GGCGGCCATCCTGAAGCGCAACGGGATGAAGGACTGCGTCGCGGTCAGCGACCCGTACCACCTGTTCCGCATCCGGCAGATGCTGGAGCGCGAAGGCGTGACGGTGTATCCGTCACCGCGGCCGCAGGCGAAGCCGCTGGGATTCTGGGCAAGGAACGCAGCGGTGCTGCGCGAGGTGGTCAGCTACAGCGCGTGGAAGCTCGGGTTGACGTAGCGCGGGCGGGACGCCCGCGCTACCGCCGGCGAGCCGCCGGCGCTACTTTCGTTTCAGGGCGAAGCTGAACCAGAGCGAGTTAGCGCCGTTGTAGTGGACGCCGGAGCGCCTGGCGGGCTCGAACCCCATGCGCTCGACCTTGATGCTGCACTTCGCGCAGGGCTGGTCGAGCGGGATCTCGTAACGGCCCAAGTACATCGTCTGCTTCTGTCCGACGACTTTGTTGGTGGGGTCGACGACCGAGACCATGACGCGGCCGAGCGGCCAGCCGTCCTCGTCGGTCACGACGCCCTGGATCTTGCCGCGCGGCGGCAGGCTGGAATCGCCGCCGGTGTACGCGGGACCGCGCAGCGGCCGCCCGCCGAGCTTTCCGGTGAGCTTGCCCTGGTCGAGCTCGAGGACGCCGTTGACCAAGACGTACGCGATGCCCTTCGCCGGACGGTTGGGGTCTTCGAAGGTGGCGACGTCGATGACCGTGTCGGGGTCGAAGATGGTGATGTCGGCGAAGTAGTCGGGCTTGAGCATGCCGCGGTCGACGAGCTTCACGCGCTGCGCGGCGAGCGAGGTCATCTTGCGGATGGCGTCTTCCAGGCGCAGGACTTTTTCTTCGCGCACGTACTTGCCGAGGATGCGCGGGAAGGTGCCCCAGGCGCGGGGATGCGACTTCGATTCGCTGAGCGGGCCGGTGGTGCTCTGGCCGCTGTAGTCGGTATCGACGGCGACCCAGGGCTGCTGCATCGCGAGGCGCACGTCGTCTTCCGACATGGAGAAGTAGACGGCGCCGGTGTTGTCGCGGTCGGCGATGACGAAGTCCATGAGCGCGTCGAGCGGATCCTTGTTCCACGCCTTGGCGATCTGCGCGACCGTCTGGCCTTCGAACTTCTTCAGCTCGGGGTTGAGCGTGGAGACGACCATGATGCCGTCGGGCCCGCCGGTGCCGCGCCACATGTTCTCGTCCTGGCCTTCGGGGCCGGTGAGCTCCTGGCGGATCTGCGCGCGGACCTTGGGGTCCTTGAGGCGCGCGACGAAGGCCTCCTGGCCGCCGGCGTGGAAGCTGGGCGGCACGGTCGCGCCGAGCGAGGTCGCGGCGGCGACGTAGGGATACTGATCGGCGGTGACGTCGAGGCCGGAAGCGCGCGCCTCCTCGACCTTGGCGATGATGCGCTTCATGCCGCCCCAGTTCTGCTTGCCGGAGAGCTTGAAGTGCCAGATCTCGACCGGGAGGCCGGCTTCGCGGCCGATGCGGAAGGCCTCGTCGAGCGCCTGGAGCTCGGTGTCGCCCTCGTTGCGGATGTGCGAGGAGTAGATGCCGCCGTGCTTCGCCGCGGCCCTGGCGAGGGTGATGAGCTCTGCCGTCGAGGCGTAGCTGGCGGGCGCGTAGATGAGCGAGGTGGAGAGACCGAGGGCGCCGTCGGTCATGGCGTTCTCCACGTACTCGACCATCTGCTTCATCTCTTCTTCGGTGGGAGCGCGGTTCTCCTTGCCGAGGACCATCTCGCGCACCTGCGTGGCGCCGACGTAGGTGCCGATGTTCACGCCCGAGCCCTGCTTCTCGAGGCGCTGGAAGTATTCGTCGAGGGTGCGCCAGTCGACGGTGAGCTTGTAGTGCTCGAGGAAGTCCCTGGCTTCGGAGATGGTGAAGTCGTTCTGCGGGGCGATGGATTCGCCCTCGCCGGTGATCTCGGTGGTGATGCCCTGGGTGACCTTGGATTCGACGCGCGGGTCGATGAGGACGGAGGTCTCGGACTGGCCGAGCATGTCGATGAAGCCGGGCGCGACGACGAGGCCCTTGGCGTCGATGGTGCGTTTCGCCGTCACGTTGGCGTCGGCGCGGCCGAGGAAGACGATGCGGTCGCCCACGACGCCGACGTCGGCGTAGAACCACGGGTTGCCGGAGCCGTCGACCACCTTGCCGTTGCGGATGAGGACGTCGTACTGGGGCGTCTGGCCGGCGGCCAGCAGGGAAGACAGGAGCAGTGCAAGAAGAGCGAGCTTTTTCATGGCGGCACAGTATAATCCGCGCGTTTGGAGGTCGAACATGGACAGCGGCGACGACAGACAGAAAGTAGTGGCACTCATGACGGCGGTACTGCTCTCCGGCAGGGCAGTGGCGGCGGGCGCGAAGGGGCAGAAGGACATCGACGGTGCGGTCGAGACAGCGTACCGGATCTGGACGTCGGTGAAGTGGCACGAGACCGACGCGATCAAGAAGATGGCGGCGGCGGCGAACCGGTGAAGCAGCGATTAGCGATCAGCGGTTAGCGTTCGCTGCCTAGAACAAACAAAGGACGGCGGCGAACCGGTAGGGGCGGCGATCCTCGTCTTGAAGGGGCTGCGGTTTGGCGCAGCTAAGAAGCGGGCGAAAGAGCGTGTCGTCGGCTAAAGCCGACTCTTCCTTCATGCCGAGTCTTGACGGCGCGGCTGAAGCCGCGCCCCTTCAAGCCTGACTCGCCTCGCTCAGCTAGAAGAGACAGAGCATGGCAGCGAAGAGGGCGGCGGCGAACCGGTAGGGCGGCATCGTCGCGGGTGAGATCCTTCGCGCGCTGCGCGCGCTCAGGATGACACTCACGGAAGAGTTGGATCAGTACAGGCAGAGCACGGCCGCGAAGACGGCGGCGGCGGCGGTAATAGAAGTCAGTCGGCCAACGCCGCGAACGAGAGCAGGAGCGCCGCGACTGCCGACGTGCTGAGCAGGTTCACGGCGTCGTTGTTGAGCCATCCGCGCCGCTCGAGGGTCGCGCCGAGCAGACTGTCGACGAATGTGCCGAACAGCGCTGCGAGTGAATAGAAGGGAACTCCCGGCCACTCCAGTCCGGTGTCGAGCACGGCAGCGAGCGCGACGGTCGAGCTCGCAGCGACCAGAGCTGCGATGGTCCCCAGGAGACTGACGCCGCCATCGGTGCCCGGCGTAACGGGTCGAAGCGAGGTAATGAGCACCGTCTTGCCGCCGAATGCCTTGCCGATCTCGCTAGCGCAGGTATCGGCGGCAGCCTCGGCCAGCACGACCAGCGCCACCCCGGTAGCGACGAGCGCGAAGTCCAACCCCAGCGGGAGCGCCAGCAGGATCGCTCCGACGCCGAGATTCGCCACCACCTGCGAGGCGGTGCGCCCGCCCTGGGGTTCCGCCAGGCCACGCTCCTGCTTGTGCGTGTGTCCGGCGCGCGTCGCCGCCCACGTAAGCGCAAAGACGAAGAACAGGACCTCGAACATGTGGCGGTTCACGTTGGCATAAAGCGTGAACGCGATGCCGAAACCAGCCAGCGCGCCGGAGACGGTGACCGCACGCCACAGCCACGCCAGCACGGCAAAACCTGCGGCGACGGCGGCCGGAACCAACAGGTCCCTGAGTGGTAAATACCGCCAGAAAATGACGGTGAGCGCCGCCGGGGCCAGTCCTATAATCACGGCGCAGGCCTGGTAGGCCGTGCTGCGCCCAGCCGGATTTTGCGCTGTTGGCATGTCGTCGGGGGGGTCCCGGTGGCAGCACCGGTTCGAGTGCAGCGCATCCTAGCAGACATCCCCTGTAATACGCCCTAGCGTCCGCCGCGGCGGACGACGACGACAATTCAAGGTGGGAACCATGGCTTCGTCCGTGTGGACCGGCTATTTGACCTTTGGCTTGATCTCGATGCCCGTGCGGCTGTTCTCGGGCGCGCGCGGCACGCGCGTGTCGTTCAACATGCTGCATCGCGAGGACCATGCGCGCGTGAAGCAGCAGATGATCTGCTCGGAAGACGGGCAGGTGCTGACCCGCGACGACGTGGTGAAAGGCTACGAGTTCCGCAAGGGCGAGTACGTGGTGATCGAGCCCGACGACATCAAGCGCATCGAGCCCAAGACCGCCAAGGCGATGGAGATCCTGGAGTTCGTCCCGGCGGACCAGATCGACCCCATCTACTTCGAGTCGTCGTACTACCTGATGCCGGAGGAGGCGGGCCGGCGCCCGTACGCGCTGCTGGTGAAGGCGCTGGAGGAGAGCGAGTACGTGGCGATCGCGAAGCTGGCGATGCACAACCGCGAGTACACCGTGTTCCTGCGGCCCTACAAAGGCGGCATGCTGCTCGAGACCATGTATTACAAGGACGAGGTGCGCGAGGTCGAAGGCTTCGGCGAGACCAAGGACGTGCAGGTGAAGGAAGCCGAGGTGAAGGTCGCGCACCAGCTCATCGAGGCGCTCTCGGGCGATTGGGACCCGGAGAAGTACTACGACACCTTCGAAGCCAACGTGAAGCAGCTCATCAAGGCGAAGCTCGAGGGCAAGGAAGTGACCGCGGTCGAGAGGCCGGCGAAGCCGGGCAAGGTGGTGGACCTGATGGCCGCGCTCAAGCAGAGCCTGGACCAGATGGAAAAGAAGAAGCCGCGGCGCGTGGAAGCCTCGCAGGCGGAGAACGTGGTGCAGATCTCCGGCGGCGGCGCGAAGAAGAAGGCCGGGAAGCGACGGACGGCGTGAGGCAGTCCACAGTCCACAGGGGCCGGGCGGTACGGGCCTAGCGATGCGGCAGGTCGGTGAGCTGGCGGCTGGAGAAAGTGCGGCCGAGCTGAGAGGTGTCGGTTTCCACCAGTGGCTGCTCTGTGAGCGTCGGGCCGCCCTCCATGTTCTCCATGTCGATCTTGAGCTCAAGCATCATCTTCACACTCTGGCCGGGCTGAAGCGTCAATCTGCTCTTCGGTGACTTGAATCCCGAAGACCTCACGTCGATCACATAGTCGCCCGGGGGAAGATGCGCGAGGTGAGCCTCTCCGCAGTCGTCGGTCCGTCCGGCATAGGTCCTATCGCCCGCGACCGTCTTGAGGGTGACATCCGCCCTGCCGACCACGGCGCGCTGTTGATCCACCAACATGAGTAGAAGATCAGCGTCGGACCGTTGGGTTTGAGTGTGGACCGCCACTAGCTGGCGCGGCAGCGGCCGGGTCGCGCAGCCGGCGAGGGAGGCTGCCAGCACCGTGCTGAGGAGGACGACGACGGTGGTTTTTTGAGAGAGCAAGGTCATGGCGAGGTCCTCAGGGAAGAGAACGCCGGCGTGCGGGTAGCTTGCAGGGAAAATTCCAAGGCGTGGTCCCTCGACTCGCGCTCCCTCGTCCTGCGGACTCGGCTCGCGCTTCGCTCGGGATGACAGAGGAACAGGAGCCGCGAACAGGGAAGGGTTTGCAGGGGTTCCTTGTGCCGTCGGCTAAAGCCGACTCGGCATGAGGAATGGCGCTGACGCGGGGCTGAAGCCCCGCTCTTCCACCGGAGCAGCCCGCATCAGTGAGTGTCGGTTGAGGCAGCCTTCTTGACGGGCTTCTTTTTCGCGGCGAGCCACTGGTCGACGTTGCGCTCGACGAGGTCGAGCGGGAGGGCGCCGGAGCCGAGCACGACGTCGTGGAATTCGCGGATGTCGAACTGGTCGCCCAGCTCGCGCTTGGCGCGGGCGCGCAGCTCCTGGAACTTGAGCTCGCCGATCTTGTAGGCGAGCGCCTGGCCGGGCCAGGCGATGTAACGGTCGATCTCGTTGGTGACGTCGAGCTCGGTCTTGGCGGCGTTGTCCATGAAGTAGTCGATGGCGCGCTGGCGGTCCCACTTCATGGAGTGCATGCCGGTATCGACGACCAGGCGCACGGCGCGCCACATCTCGTAGGTGAGCTGGCCGAACTTGGCGTAGGGGTCCTTGTAGAGGCCCATGTCCTCGCCGAGCGATTCGGCGTAGAGTCCCCAGCCCTCGACGAAGGCGGTGTAGCCGCCGTAGCGGCGGAACTTGGGGATCTCGCCGAGCTCCATGGCGCGGGCGATCTGCAGATGGTGTCCGGGAACGGACTCGTGGAGCGAGAGCGCCATCATCTCCCACTTGGGGCGGGTCTCGGGCTTATAGAGGTTCACGTAGTAGGTGCCGGCGCGGGAGCCGTCGGCAGCGGGCTGGTTGTAGTAGGCGGTGGTGGTGTCGGGCGCGGCGGCGGCGGGGATGGGCTCGACGCCGTAGGGAGCGCGCGGGAGCGTGCGGAATACCTTCACCAGCTTGGGATCGATCTCCTTGGCCATGGCGCGGTAGGCCTGGAGGAGCGCGTCGCCGTTCGGGTAGTAGAACTTCGGGTCGGTGCGCAGGTAGTGGAAGAACTCCTGGCGCGTGCCGTGGAAGCCGACCTGGTCCATGACCTTCTGCATCTCGGCGAGGATGCGGGCGACTTCCTTCAACCCGATCTCGTGGATCTGCTGGGGCGTGAGGTCGGTGGTGGTAAAGCGGCGGGCGCGTTCGGCGTACATTTCCTGGCCCATCGGCATCTGCCAGGCGCCGACCTGATCGAAGCAGGCAGGGAAGTATTCGTCCACGAAGAACTGCTTGAACTTGCGGAAGGCGGGCACGATGCCATCGGCGATGGCTTGCCTGGCCGCGTTGCGCAGGCGTTGCTGGTCGGGGGGCGCGACGTTCTTCGACATCTCGCGGAAGGGCTTGTAGAAGCCGCTTTGCGCGGGGTCGTCGACGATCTGGTGGTCGATCTGCGCGAGGATGCGCTGCATGATGACTTTCGGCTGCACCATGCGGACCTTCATGCCTTCGCGCATGAGCGCGATGTTCTGGTCGAGGTAGGCGGGGAAGGCCTTCAGGCGCGCGACCCAGTCTTCGTAGTCCTTCAGGGTCTCGAACCGCAGGTTGTCGGCGAGCTCGTCCTCGGTCTGCGGACCGCCGCGCTGGTTCAGCGGGACCAGGTACCAGCGGTACTTGTGCTCGGCGATGCCCTGCTCGTAGTCCTTCCGGAAGAGGTCGTAGTCGAGCTGGTCGGCGGGGGAGAGCTGCGCGCGCGCGATGCCCTTGAGCTTCGCGAGCACGGCGAGGTCGTGCTGGTGGCGGCGCTCGATGGCGGCCAGGCTCACGTCTTCCCAGCGATCGTTCCAGCGGCGGTCGCCCATGGTGGAGGCCCAAGTGGGGTTCTGCTCCATGGCGTAGTCCCACTCGGCGTCGAAGAGCTGGTGGAGCGCCTGGGAGGTGGAGGCGCGGGGCGCCTGGGATCTCGCGGGCACGCTGGAAACAAGGATGGAGAGGAACAGGAATGCGACGAGCCGTCGGCGCATGGGAAGCCTCCGCAAGGACGGGATGGAGAGGTACAGGATACTAGGGATGGACGCTCGCGGCGGTCGAAGCGTGAAGTTGGGATATGCTGGTGGGATGAAGTTGGAAGCGATGATAGGCCTGCTCGCGGGTGGGTAGCACCAGCCGTGCGGCGGGGCCTTATAAGCCTCGGAAACGCCAGATCAGCGTGCCGGGAGGGGGCAGCACCCTCACCCACCACCAAACCAGCGAGTGAGCGCTGAAGCGCTCCGTCCTGCCGGCGGAAGCCGGCGCCGCGCGAGACGGCGCCTCGGTTCCAAGTAGCGCGTTCGGCAGACTCCGATTACAATCGGTGTCTCCCCTCGCGGTAGCAGCGTCACTAATAGAAGTGTGTCCGGGAGCAGATCCCGGCGGAGCAGGAATGCGGAAACGTAGCACCGGCATAGCGGCCATTTTCCTTCTTACTGTCCTAGCCCTCGGGTGCGGGTCGACCTTCCGCCCGATCGCGACGCCGATCCCGGAGCCGGGCGGCGACCCCAACGCGTTGAAGCGCGCGATCGTAGTGACCGACAACGGGGGGGCGCGCGGGGGCGCGAGCGTCATCAACACCACCGGCGACAGCAACCTGGGCAACGTGCCGGCGGGCATCGGGCCGGTGCACGCGGGGTTCGTCACGGTCGCGCGCACGTACATCGCGAACCAGACGGAGAACACGGTGACGCGCATCCTGACGTCGTCGCCGGGGAGCACGCCGGCGACCATCCCGATGCCGCCGGGTTGTGCTCCGCAGTACGTCTTCAATCGCCTGACGGTCAATGCGTATGTGGCGTGCCCGGGAAACGATACGGTGGCGGTGTTGAACTCGGGACAGGATTCGGTGGTCACGAGCGTCGCGCTGGCGGCAGGGGCGGGGCCGGTGGGGATCAACCAGACGCTCAGCGGCAACAAAGTGTATTCGCTCAACGGCGGGAACGGGACCGTCACGGTGATCGCCGCGCTGGACAACACGGTCAGCACGACGCTCGCGGTGGGGGGGTCGCCGACGTGGTCCGACATGAGCCAGGACGGCGGCTTGCTGTTCGTGGCGAATGCGTCCGGGTACGTGACGCCGATCGACACGGCGACCGACACGGTGCTGCCGAACATCGCGGTGGGCGCGAACCCGACGTTCGTGGCGTTCGACACCAATCGTCGCCGGCTTTACGTGGTGAACCAGGGCGGCGGCAGCGTGAGCGTGATCGACGCGGTCTCGACCTCGCCGACCTACCTGACGGTGATCCGCACCGTGACGGTGGGCGCGACGCCGACTTCGGCGACGGCATTGAGGAACGGGACGAAGGTTTACGTGGCGAACTGCGGTTCCGACAGCGTGTCGGTCATCGATGCGGCCAGCCTGGCGGTGACCAAGACGATCGCCACCGGGACGTGCCCGATCTCGGTCGCGTCGCCGACGGATTCGTCGCGCGCGGTGGTGGGCGTGCAGGGCGCGGCCGGCGGCACCGATTTCACCGACCCGCCGAGCATCCTGGACATCAGCACGCAGACCGATACGGTGATCGTGAACCTGAAGCCGGCGCAGCAGAGTGCGGCGT is a window encoding:
- a CDS encoding carboxypeptidase-like regulatory domain-containing protein translates to MTLLSQKTTVVVLLSTVLAASLAGCATRPLPRQLVAVHTQTQRSDADLLLMLVDQQRAVVGRADVTLKTVAGDRTYAGRTDDCGEAHLAHLPPGDYVIDVRSSGFKSPKSRLTLQPGQSVKMMLELKIDMENMEGGPTLTEQPLVETDTSQLGRTFSSRQLTDLPHR
- a CDS encoding Ku protein produces the protein MASSVWTGYLTFGLISMPVRLFSGARGTRVSFNMLHREDHARVKQQMICSEDGQVLTRDDVVKGYEFRKGEYVVIEPDDIKRIEPKTAKAMEILEFVPADQIDPIYFESSYYLMPEEAGRRPYALLVKALEESEYVAIAKLAMHNREYTVFLRPYKGGMLLETMYYKDEVREVEGFGETKDVQVKEAEVKVAHQLIEALSGDWDPEKYYDTFEANVKQLIKAKLEGKEVTAVERPAKPGKVVDLMAALKQSLDQMEKKKPRRVEASQAENVVQISGGGAKKKAGKRRTA
- a CDS encoding amidohydrolase family protein — translated: MKKLALLALLLSSLLAAGQTPQYDVLIRNGKVVDGSGNPWFYADVGVVGDRIVFLGRADANVTAKRTIDAKGLVVAPGFIDMLGQSETSVLIDPRVESKVTQGITTEITGEGESIAPQNDFTISEARDFLEHYKLTVDWRTLDEYFQRLEKQGSGVNIGTYVGATQVREMVLGKENRAPTEEEMKQMVEYVENAMTDGALGLSTSLIYAPASYASTAELITLARAAAKHGGIYSSHIRNEGDTELQALDEAFRIGREAGLPVEIWHFKLSGKQNWGGMKRIIAKVEEARASGLDVTADQYPYVAAATSLGATVPPSFHAGGQEAFVARLKDPKVRAQIRQELTGPEGQDENMWRGTGGPDGIMVVSTLNPELKKFEGQTVAQIAKAWNKDPLDALMDFVIADRDNTGAVYFSMSEDDVRLAMQQPWVAVDTDYSGQSTTGPLSESKSHPRAWGTFPRILGKYVREEKVLRLEDAIRKMTSLAAQRVKLVDRGMLKPDYFADITIFDPDTVIDVATFEDPNRPAKGIAYVLVNGVLELDQGKLTGKLGGRPLRGPAYTGGDSSLPPRGKIQGVVTDEDGWPLGRVMVSVVDPTNKVVGQKQTMYLGRYEIPLDQPCAKCSIKVERMGFEPARRSGVHYNGANSLWFSFALKRK
- a CDS encoding DUF92 domain-containing protein; translation: MPTAQNPAGRSTAYQACAVIIGLAPAALTVIFWRYLPLRDLLVPAAVAAGFAVLAWLWRAVTVSGALAGFGIAFTLYANVNRHMFEVLFFVFALTWAATRAGHTHKQERGLAEPQGGRTASQVVANLGVGAILLALPLGLDFALVATGVALVVLAEAAADTCASEIGKAFGGKTVLITSLRPVTPGTDGGVSLLGTIAALVAASSTVALAAVLDTGLEWPGVPFYSLAALFGTFVDSLLGATLERRGWLNNDAVNLLSTSAVAALLLSFAALAD
- a CDS encoding YncE family protein; this encodes MRKRSTGIAAIFLLTVLALGCGSTFRPIATPIPEPGGDPNALKRAIVVTDNGGARGGASVINTTGDSNLGNVPAGIGPVHAGFVTVARTYIANQTENTVTRILTSSPGSTPATIPMPPGCAPQYVFNRLTVNAYVACPGNDTVAVLNSGQDSVVTSVALAAGAGPVGINQTLSGNKVYSLNGGNGTVTVIAALDNTVSTTLAVGGSPTWSDMSQDGGLLFVANASGYVTPIDTATDTVLPNIAVGANPTFVAFDTNRRRLYVVNQGGGSVSVIDAVSTSPTYLTVIRTVTVGATPTSATALRNGTKVYVANCGSDSVSVIDAASLAVTKTIATGTCPISVASPTDSSRAVVGVQGAAGGTDFTDPPSILDISTQTDTVIVNLKPAQQSAACDAATAPNNYCALQRPVFVVMTP
- a CDS encoding DUF885 domain-containing protein; the encoded protein is MRRRLVAFLFLSILVSSVPARSQAPRASTSQALHQLFDAEWDYAMEQNPTWASTMGDRRWNDRWEDVSLAAIERRHQHDLAVLAKLKGIARAQLSPADQLDYDLFRKDYEQGIAEHKYRWYLVPLNQRGGPQTEDELADNLRFETLKDYEDWVARLKAFPAYLDQNIALMREGMKVRMVQPKVIMQRILAQIDHQIVDDPAQSGFYKPFREMSKNVAPPDQQRLRNAARQAIADGIVPAFRKFKQFFVDEYFPACFDQVGAWQMPMGQEMYAERARRFTTTDLTPQQIHEIGLKEVARILAEMQKVMDQVGFHGTRQEFFHYLRTDPKFYYPNGDALLQAYRAMAKEIDPKLVKVFRTLPRAPYGVEPIPAAAAPDTTTAYYNQPAADGSRAGTYYVNLYKPETRPKWEMMALSLHESVPGHHLQIARAMELGEIPKFRRYGGYTAFVEGWGLYAESLGEDMGLYKDPYAKFGQLTYEMWRAVRLVVDTGMHSMKWDRQRAIDYFMDNAAKTELDVTNEIDRYIAWPGQALAYKIGELKFQELRARAKRELGDQFDIREFHDVVLGSGALPLDLVERNVDQWLAAKKKPVKKAASTDTH